One Aphelocoma coerulescens isolate FSJ_1873_10779 chromosome 8, UR_Acoe_1.0, whole genome shotgun sequence genomic region harbors:
- the LMO4 gene encoding LIM domain transcription factor LMO4 has protein sequence MVNPGGSAQPPPVTAGSLSWKRCAGCGGKIADRFLLYAMDSYWHSRCLKCSCCQAQLGDIGTSCYTKSGMILCRNDYIRLFGNSGACSACGQSIPASELVMRAQGNVYHLKCFTCSTCRNRLVPGDRFHYINGSLFCEHDRPTALINGHLNSLQSNPLLPDQKVC, from the exons ATGGTGAACCCCGGCGGCAGCGCGCAGCCGCCCCCGGTCACGGCGGGCTCCCTCTCCTGGAAGAGGTGCGCCGGCTGCGGGGGGAAGATCGCCGACCGCTTCCTGCTCTACGCCATGGACAGCTACTGGCACAGCCGCTGCCTCaagtgctcctgctgccaggcccAGCTGGGGGACATCGGCACCTCCTGCTACACCAAGAGCGGGATGATTCTCTGCAGAAACGACTACATCAG GTTATTTGGAAATAGTGGTGCTTGCAGTGCCTGTGGACAGTCCATTCCTGCTAGTGAGCTGGTCATGAGGGCACAGGGCAATGTCTATCATCTTAAG tgttttacaTGCTCTACCTGCCGGAATCGCCTGGTCCCCGGAGATCGGTTTCACTACATCAATGGCAGTTTATTTTGTGAACATGATAGACCTACAGCTCTCATCAATGGCCATTTGAATTCACTTCAGAGTAATCCACTACTGCCAGACCAGAAG GTCTGCTAA